From Halotia branconii CENA392, the proteins below share one genomic window:
- a CDS encoding 4Fe-4S single cluster domain-containing protein, with protein sequence MKTKPIDPSIALREIPSGYLNIMGYVDCSEVNGPGCRAVIWVQGCARECPGCFNPDSWSFEIKQLIAVDTLVENILSNPRNTGVTFSGGEPFWQAPALADLASKLRSAGLNVISFSGFTLEQLQSKSAPPGSQALLEQLDILIDGPFVQSLAINSPDSPVASSNQKVRVFNPAFQNQITWASDQIEVHILKDGSRIITGYQGGLELV encoded by the coding sequence ATGAAAACTAAACCGATTGACCCATCAATAGCACTTAGAGAAATTCCCTCTGGCTATCTCAACATTATGGGTTATGTTGATTGCTCGGAAGTTAACGGCCCTGGCTGTCGTGCTGTTATTTGGGTACAAGGTTGTGCGCGTGAATGTCCTGGCTGCTTTAATCCTGACTCTTGGTCATTTGAGATTAAACAATTAATTGCTGTTGATACCCTTGTTGAAAACATTCTCAGCAACCCTCGTAACACAGGTGTAACTTTCTCTGGAGGCGAACCTTTTTGGCAAGCACCAGCACTGGCGGATTTAGCGAGTAAGCTAAGATCTGCCGGATTAAACGTAATATCTTTTAGTGGCTTCACTCTCGAACAACTACAGTCTAAATCTGCACCGCCAGGTTCGCAAGCATTGTTAGAACAACTAGATATTTTGATTGACGGGCCTTTTGTGCAATCTCTGGCAATTAATTCTCCTGATTCTCCAGTTGCTTCCAGCAATCAAAAAGTTCGTGTATTTAACCCAGCTTTTCAAAACCAGATTACTTGGGCTAGCGACCAAATAGAAGTTCATATTCTTAAAGATGGTAGCCGCATTATTACTGGCTATCAAGGTGGACTGGAATTAGTATAA
- a CDS encoding amino acid ABC transporter permease, which yields MINSKPPIWRDRRFWLIATQLIAVFLAVIVVTIIWGNLIRNLQQLGIQFGFDFLKQQASFDIGETIINYNPTDTYSRALWVGLINSLRIAVMGIFLTTIVGITAGIARLSDNWLVRKIALVYVEIFRNTPLLLQLLFWYFAVFLSFPQRENQISVLGFAGLSQNGLELPWFNLSPEFSALLLGLVFYTGAFIAEIVRGGIQSVPKGQWEAARSLGLKPRLVMRLVVFPQALRVIIPPLTSQYLNLTKNSSLAIAIGYPDIYFVASTTFNQTGKAVEVMLLIMLTYLTLSLTISIVMNLFNRTVQISER from the coding sequence ATGATAAATTCCAAACCACCTATATGGCGCGATCGCCGATTTTGGTTGATTGCAACGCAATTAATCGCCGTATTTTTAGCCGTAATTGTAGTCACAATAATTTGGGGTAATCTCATCCGTAATTTGCAGCAATTAGGCATTCAATTTGGATTTGATTTTCTCAAGCAGCAAGCTTCATTTGATATTGGTGAAACGATAATTAACTACAATCCAACTGATACCTATAGTCGCGCTTTGTGGGTGGGGTTAATTAACTCATTGCGGATAGCAGTGATGGGAATTTTTTTGACTACAATTGTGGGGATAACTGCTGGCATTGCTCGGTTATCTGATAACTGGTTAGTACGGAAAATTGCTCTAGTGTATGTAGAAATTTTCCGCAATACGCCTTTATTATTGCAATTATTGTTTTGGTACTTTGCCGTTTTCTTAAGTTTTCCCCAGCGAGAAAATCAGATTTCTGTTTTGGGGTTTGCTGGTCTGAGTCAAAATGGTTTAGAACTACCTTGGTTTAATTTGTCTCCAGAGTTTTCGGCTTTGCTGCTGGGGTTGGTTTTCTACACGGGTGCTTTTATTGCCGAAATTGTCCGAGGTGGGATTCAATCAGTACCCAAAGGACAATGGGAAGCAGCGCGATCACTGGGGCTAAAACCAAGGTTAGTAATGCGATTAGTAGTTTTCCCTCAAGCTTTGCGGGTAATCATTCCCCCATTGACAAGTCAATATTTAAATTTGACGAAAAATTCTAGTTTAGCGATCGCCATCGGCTACCCTGATATTTATTTTGTCGCCTCTACCACTTTTAACCAAACAGGAAAAGCTGTAGAAGTCATGTTGCTAATTATGCTTACTTATCTTACTCTTAGCTTGACTATTTCTATAGTAATGAATTTGTTTAATCGCACTGTGCAAATTTCAGAAAGGTAA
- a CDS encoding amino acid ABC transporter substrate-binding protein, producing MQKSALILAIAPLILTMTACSGNSGQTANTSDRWDTVKNRGKLICGVSGEVPGFSFVGTGGKYSGIDVDVCRAVAAAVFDNPDAVEFRNLNAKERFTALQTGEVDVLSRNTSWTLSRDTSVGLEFAPVVFYDGQAIMVNKNSGIKSIANLKNKAICVQTGTTTEQNLADQMRKRGITYKPVVFEDVNITFATYAEGRCQGITADRSALVARRTTLPKPEDNVILDEVISSEPLAPAVAQGNPKLANTVKWAVFSLIKAEELNINSQNVGQFANNNDPDIKRFLGTEGNLGQGLGLTNDFAARIVKHVGNYGEIYNRNLGPKTKLNLERGENKLWKQGGLLYSPPFR from the coding sequence ATGCAAAAATCAGCTTTAATTCTAGCGATCGCGCCTTTAATCTTGACTATGACTGCTTGTAGCGGTAATTCAGGGCAAACAGCAAACACAAGCGATCGCTGGGATACAGTTAAAAACCGTGGTAAATTAATTTGCGGCGTTAGTGGCGAAGTACCAGGGTTTAGCTTTGTGGGAACTGGTGGGAAATACAGCGGCATTGATGTGGATGTTTGCCGCGCTGTAGCAGCAGCTGTGTTTGACAATCCAGATGCAGTAGAATTTCGCAATCTCAATGCCAAAGAACGATTTACAGCTTTACAAACTGGTGAAGTTGATGTACTCAGTCGTAACACTTCTTGGACATTGAGTCGTGATACCTCAGTTGGTTTAGAATTTGCGCCTGTCGTCTTCTATGACGGTCAAGCCATCATGGTTAATAAAAATAGCGGTATTAAGTCCATAGCAAACTTGAAAAATAAAGCAATATGCGTTCAAACTGGTACTACTACTGAACAAAATTTAGCAGACCAAATGCGAAAACGGGGTATCACTTATAAACCTGTTGTTTTTGAAGACGTAAATATTACCTTTGCGACTTATGCTGAAGGTCGTTGTCAAGGCATTACAGCTGATCGTTCGGCATTAGTAGCTCGGCGTACCACTCTACCCAAACCAGAAGATAATGTAATTCTTGATGAAGTCATTTCTTCCGAGCCACTTGCACCAGCAGTTGCTCAAGGAAATCCTAAGTTAGCAAATACTGTCAAGTGGGCGGTTTTTTCCTTAATTAAAGCCGAAGAGTTAAATATTAATTCCCAGAATGTAGGACAGTTTGCCAATAATAACGACCCAGATATTAAGCGCTTTTTAGGTACAGAAGGTAATCTTGGTCAGGGACTTGGTTTAACAAATGACTTTGCTGCCAGAATTGTTAAACATGTTGGTAACTACGGCGAAATTTACAATCGCAACCTTGGACCAAAGACTAAACTCAATTTAGAACGTGGGGAAAATAAACTATGGAAGCAAGGAGGACTATTGTATTCTCCGCCGTTCCGATAA
- the hemF gene encoding oxygen-dependent coproporphyrinogen oxidase yields the protein MGRHLDNSLLASPTNTIPKDSRQRVQQFMQKLQDEICSALEELDGEARFRQDNWQRSQGGEGRTRVIRDGRVFEQGGVNFSAVWGDTLPAAILSQRPEAAGHDFFATGTSLVLHPRNPYVPTVHLNYRYFEAGPIWWFGGGADLTPYYPFAEDAVHFHETLKRACDTYHPEYYPVFKRWCDEYFYLRHRQEQRGIGGIFFDYQDASGKLYVGSHTDSPAALYSQQVGTVSRDWKDIFSFVHQCGLAFLPAYVPIVERRQEMEYGGRQRHFQLYRRGRYAEFNLVYDRGTVFGLQTQGRAESILMSLPPLVRWEYCYEPEPGTPEAQLTEIFLQPHDWTNKTFVQK from the coding sequence ATGGGTCGTCATTTGGATAATTCATTGCTAGCATCACCTACCAACACAATACCCAAGGATTCACGGCAACGAGTGCAGCAATTCATGCAGAAGTTACAGGATGAAATTTGCAGCGCGCTGGAAGAACTTGATGGAGAAGCAAGGTTTCGGCAAGATAATTGGCAGCGATCGCAAGGTGGTGAAGGACGCACCCGTGTAATTCGAGACGGGCGGGTGTTTGAACAGGGTGGCGTGAACTTTTCCGCAGTTTGGGGTGATACTTTGCCTGCTGCGATTTTGAGTCAACGCCCAGAAGCAGCCGGACATGATTTTTTTGCGACTGGCACTTCATTGGTGCTGCATCCGCGCAATCCTTATGTGCCAACGGTACACCTTAACTACCGCTACTTTGAGGCTGGCCCGATTTGGTGGTTTGGTGGCGGGGCTGATTTAACGCCTTACTATCCCTTTGCAGAAGATGCCGTTCACTTTCACGAAACTCTAAAACGTGCTTGTGATACTTATCATCCAGAGTATTATCCAGTCTTTAAACGCTGGTGTGATGAATATTTTTACCTGCGGCATCGCCAGGAGCAACGAGGCATTGGCGGCATATTTTTTGACTATCAGGATGCCAGTGGAAAACTGTATGTCGGTTCCCACACAGATAGTCCGGCAGCACTCTACAGTCAACAAGTAGGAACAGTATCTCGTGACTGGAAAGATATTTTTAGCTTTGTGCATCAGTGCGGTCTAGCATTTTTACCTGCTTATGTACCAATTGTGGAACGACGGCAGGAAATGGAGTATGGCGGTCGCCAGCGCCATTTTCAACTATACCGTCGGGGTCGTTACGCAGAGTTTAATCTGGTGTACGACAGAGGAACAGTTTTCGGTCTGCAAACTCAGGGAAGGGCGGAATCTATTCTGATGTCTTTACCACCTCTAGTACGCTGGGAATATTGCTACGAGCCAGAACCAGGAACACCCGAAGCACAACTTACTGAAATATTTCTCCAGCCTCACGATTGGACGAATAAGACTTTTGTCCAAAAATAA
- a CDS encoding DUF3318 domain-containing protein, with protein sequence MTSYATSSAKAEMSELRRLKGLLPPELQSWVTVEGTTEVNPPLVRCEEIGKDQVEIQIDLVKWDALAMDQRNLLFWHEVARVQNDTIPKDGWEMAALAIGLGGAVGELWVQDGLLLVLALALCGVSGWRLYQRNNGGKQLVELVDADEKAIALATRFGYSLPNAYKSLGSALKTLIDNTPSKRQRSKYEARLSALKRSANKAKAKSKTIDDGGL encoded by the coding sequence ATGACATCCTATGCAACCTCCTCTGCCAAAGCGGAAATGAGTGAACTACGGCGGTTGAAAGGCTTATTACCGCCAGAATTACAGAGCTGGGTCACGGTTGAAGGCACAACTGAGGTCAATCCACCCCTGGTTCGTTGCGAAGAAATTGGTAAAGACCAAGTAGAAATTCAAATTGACTTGGTGAAATGGGATGCCCTGGCAATGGATCAGCGTAATTTGCTTTTCTGGCATGAAGTTGCCCGCGTTCAAAATGACACAATTCCTAAAGATGGTTGGGAAATGGCAGCACTAGCCATCGGTTTAGGCGGTGCTGTAGGTGAATTGTGGGTACAGGATGGATTGTTACTGGTGTTAGCTTTAGCGCTGTGTGGCGTTTCTGGCTGGCGACTGTACCAAAGGAATAATGGAGGCAAACAACTTGTAGAATTAGTTGATGCTGACGAGAAAGCGATCGCTTTGGCAACTCGCTTTGGTTACAGCCTACCTAATGCTTACAAGAGTCTAGGTAGTGCTTTAAAAACCTTGATTGATAATACTCCTAGCAAGCGCCAACGGTCTAAATATGAGGCAAGACTTTCTGCCCTTAAACGCAGCGCCAACAAGGCAAAAGCTAAATCTAAAACCATTGATGATGGTGGACTATAA
- the acsF gene encoding magnesium-protoporphyrin IX monomethyl ester (oxidative) cyclase encodes MVNTLSKPGIKTPSQETVLTPRFYTTDFETAANLDLSAQDTELQAMLAEMRTDYNRHHFVRDEAFAQSWEHIDGEARQAFIEYLERSCISEFSGFLLFKELSRKLKNRSPLLAEIFQLMARDEARHAGFLNKAMGDFKVSLDLGDITKTRTYTFFPIEWVIYTVYLSEKIGYWRYIIIYRHLQQHPENEFYPIFRKFESWCQDENRHGDIFKALLRSQPQLWNNWKARLWSRFFLLSVFATHTLTVHERTGFYKSLGLDATEFDRQVVRNTNETAGRAFPVMLNTEHPQFFPRLQRCADYNLKIAEIERSSGSKLVKLIRKLPLIAAIVGNLLLLYLIKPIDAEALRLTVR; translated from the coding sequence ATGGTCAATACCCTATCCAAGCCAGGAATTAAAACCCCCAGTCAAGAAACTGTACTCACCCCCCGGTTTTACACCACAGATTTTGAAACCGCAGCCAATCTTGATTTATCTGCCCAGGACACAGAATTGCAGGCGATGTTGGCAGAAATGCGGACAGATTACAACCGCCACCATTTTGTTCGCGATGAAGCGTTTGCCCAATCTTGGGAACACATTGATGGTGAAGCCAGGCAGGCGTTTATTGAGTATTTGGAACGCTCTTGCATTTCTGAGTTTTCCGGTTTCTTGCTATTCAAGGAATTATCTCGCAAATTAAAAAATCGCAGTCCACTGTTAGCGGAAATATTTCAGTTGATGGCGCGTGATGAAGCCCGCCACGCCGGATTTCTTAATAAAGCAATGGGCGACTTTAAAGTTTCTCTCGACTTAGGAGATATTACTAAAACCCGCACTTATACGTTTTTCCCTATAGAGTGGGTGATTTATACAGTCTACCTATCGGAAAAAATCGGCTACTGGCGCTACATCATTATCTATCGCCATTTACAGCAGCACCCAGAAAACGAGTTTTATCCCATCTTCCGTAAATTTGAAAGTTGGTGTCAGGATGAAAACCGTCACGGAGATATATTCAAGGCACTTTTACGTTCTCAACCGCAACTATGGAACAACTGGAAAGCTAGGCTGTGGAGTCGCTTTTTCTTACTATCGGTATTTGCTACCCACACCCTGACAGTTCACGAACGGACTGGTTTTTACAAATCGCTAGGACTTGATGCCACAGAATTTGATCGTCAAGTTGTCCGCAACACTAATGAAACTGCGGGACGGGCTTTTCCTGTGATGCTGAATACCGAACATCCTCAATTTTTCCCCCGTCTGCAACGTTGTGCGGATTACAACTTGAAAATTGCAGAGATTGAGCGCAGTTCTGGGTCAAAACTAGTGAAACTGATTCGTAAACTACCTTTGATTGCAGCAATTGTTGGGAATCTGCTGTTACTTTACCTCATCAAACCCATTGATGCTGAAGCTTTGCGCTTAACCGTGCGTTAG
- a CDS encoding GNAT family N-acetyltransferase: protein MDNFTVRPMRRSELDLVIDWAAAEGWNPGTYDAECFYQADQCGFFVGELNNEIVASISAVAYSKHFAVIGFYIVKPQFRGRGFGMKMWKAAMAYLGTERNISLDGEIAQQENYHKSGFQIAYSHIRYQAFGGGVAPKGIVELKTVPIDQLVAYSQELFLAERKQFLQLWIKQPNSAAYGVVRDEHIVGYGVIRQSHTGFRIGPLNADDELIAEQLLLALLAFGSDAPVFLDVPSSNFEAIKLAQRYGMKPVSEVARMYNKEIPNLPINRVFAVTCLEVG, encoded by the coding sequence ATGGACAATTTTACCGTTCGACCAATGAGGAGGTCAGAATTAGATCTAGTAATTGATTGGGCAGCAGCTGAAGGCTGGAATCCAGGAACTTATGATGCTGAATGTTTTTACCAAGCCGATCAATGCGGTTTTTTTGTGGGGGAATTGAACAATGAAATTGTGGCAAGTATTTCGGCTGTAGCTTACTCTAAGCACTTTGCCGTTATTGGCTTTTATATTGTCAAACCGCAGTTTCGTGGGCGAGGTTTTGGCATGAAGATGTGGAAAGCAGCAATGGCATACCTTGGTACTGAGCGTAACATTAGCTTAGATGGAGAGATTGCTCAACAGGAGAATTACCACAAATCAGGTTTTCAAATCGCCTATAGTCATATTCGTTATCAGGCTTTCGGCGGCGGCGTTGCGCCGAAAGGCATTGTAGAACTCAAAACTGTACCAATTGATCAGTTAGTTGCTTATAGTCAAGAGCTTTTTTTGGCTGAACGCAAGCAGTTCCTACAACTTTGGATAAAGCAACCAAACAGTGCTGCGTATGGGGTTGTTAGAGATGAGCATATCGTTGGTTATGGAGTCATCCGCCAAAGCCATACGGGTTTCCGGATTGGGCCATTGAATGCTGACGATGAACTGATTGCCGAGCAACTCTTACTCGCCTTGCTTGCTTTTGGTTCTGATGCTCCGGTGTTTCTTGATGTGCCTTCTTCCAATTTTGAAGCGATTAAGCTGGCTCAACGTTACGGGATGAAGCCAGTCTCTGAAGTTGCTCGGATGTACAATAAAGAAATTCCTAACTTGCCTATAAATCGTGTATTTGCTGTGACTTGCTTAGAAGTTGGTTAG
- a CDS encoding anti-sigma factor antagonist (This anti-anti-sigma factor, or anti-sigma factor antagonist, belongs to a family that includes characterized members SpoIIAA, RsbV, RsfA, and RsfB.): MATKVQSFMTSQPTEAEFPITSLNETAILQMPTRLSVLEAVGFKQTFQELTQADSYPKRIIIDFQQTTFMDSSGLGALVSNFKTAQEKGIVLILGNVTPQVTAVLNLTGLDQVFPIESHSETPTIEADTPKNVSRKIEQLPATHPSVTSWMKRFIDIVGALVGLIIIGVLSIPIVIAIQIDDPGPIFFKQIRCGWMGKRFKIWKFRSMCVDAEAKKAQVKNQVQGAFFKNENDPRITRVGRFLRRTSLDELPQFWNVLKGDMSLVGTRPPTPDEVERYEVPEWQRLDVKPGMTGEWQVNGRSTVRSFEDVIRLDLLYQKNWSLLYDLKLIFKTIAVLFNRNSGAY, from the coding sequence ATGGCAACGAAAGTGCAAAGCTTCATGACTAGCCAACCTACAGAAGCAGAATTTCCTATTACTTCCCTCAATGAAACGGCAATATTACAGATGCCAACGCGATTAAGCGTGCTTGAGGCAGTAGGTTTCAAACAAACTTTTCAAGAGTTAACTCAAGCAGACTCGTATCCCAAACGAATCATCATTGATTTTCAGCAAACTACTTTTATGGATAGTAGTGGTTTAGGTGCGCTTGTGAGTAATTTCAAAACTGCTCAAGAAAAAGGGATTGTTTTGATTCTGGGGAATGTTACACCTCAGGTAACAGCAGTACTTAATCTCACAGGATTAGATCAAGTTTTTCCTATAGAATCTCATAGTGAAACACCAACAATAGAAGCAGACACCCCTAAGAATGTTTCCCGTAAGATAGAGCAGCTACCAGCTACTCATCCCTCTGTAACGTCTTGGATGAAACGCTTCATAGATATTGTGGGTGCATTAGTGGGTTTGATAATTATAGGAGTTTTGTCTATTCCTATAGTAATTGCCATTCAAATTGATGATCCCGGCCCTATTTTCTTTAAACAAATCCGTTGTGGATGGATGGGTAAGCGGTTTAAGATTTGGAAATTCCGTTCTATGTGTGTAGATGCGGAAGCGAAGAAAGCCCAAGTCAAAAACCAAGTACAAGGTGCATTTTTCAAGAATGAAAACGATCCCAGAATTACGCGAGTAGGACGCTTTCTGCGGCGTACCAGCCTGGATGAATTACCTCAATTTTGGAACGTTTTAAAAGGAGATATGAGTTTAGTTGGTACTAGGCCACCCACACCTGATGAAGTAGAACGTTACGAAGTACCAGAATGGCAACGTTTGGATGTTAAACCCGGTATGACTGGAGAATGGCAAGTTAATGGGCGATCTACAGTACGTAGTTTTGAAGATGTAATTCGTCTGGATTTGCTATATCAAAAGAATTGGAGTTTACTGTATGATTTGAAGTTAATTTTCAAAACTATAGCCGTTCTGTTTAATAGAAATAGCGGTGCTTATTAG
- a CDS encoding 7-carboxy-7-deazaguanine synthase QueE, with translation MTAKTTVQPTARLIEVFSAIQGEGLNVGTRQIFIRFAYCDLRCHFCDSAHTWIAPPTCRIERSPGLRNFEIHSNPVPLPILVEWVESQNLPCLHDSISLTGGEPLLHAAFLKEFLPQVRSLTNLPVYLETGGHRPEQLAMISPYLDSVGMDLKLPSVSGESHWQEHIKFLQLCQSSSLETFVKIIISHHTDPTELEYAASLVADVSSDIPVFLQPVTPLAASEKLTLEPILAPTPQQVLMWQALMKKFVPHVRVIPQTHKMLNQL, from the coding sequence ATGACTGCTAAAACTACAGTTCAACCTACTGCACGCCTGATTGAGGTCTTTTCTGCTATTCAAGGGGAAGGACTGAATGTCGGGACACGTCAGATTTTTATTCGTTTCGCTTATTGTGACTTGCGCTGTCACTTTTGCGATAGTGCCCACACCTGGATTGCGCCCCCTACCTGTCGGATAGAGCGATCGCCTGGATTACGTAATTTTGAAATCCACTCGAATCCTGTCCCACTGCCCATTTTAGTAGAATGGGTTGAAAGCCAAAATCTACCTTGTCTACACGATAGCATTAGCTTAACCGGAGGCGAACCCCTTCTTCATGCAGCTTTCTTAAAGGAATTTTTGCCCCAAGTGCGATCGCTTACAAATCTGCCTGTATATCTAGAGACTGGTGGACATCGCCCAGAGCAATTAGCTATGATTTCGCCTTATCTAGACTCTGTAGGTATGGATTTAAAACTGCCTAGCGTCAGTGGTGAGAGCCATTGGCAAGAACATATAAAGTTTCTGCAATTATGCCAATCTTCATCTTTAGAGACTTTTGTGAAGATTATTATTTCTCATCATACAGATCCAACCGAGTTGGAATATGCGGCTTCTTTAGTGGCTGATGTCAGTTCTGATATTCCAGTCTTTTTACAACCTGTCACACCTCTAGCAGCGTCTGAAAAACTAACTTTAGAGCCTATACTTGCCCCGACTCCACAACAAGTTTTGATGTGGCAAGCTTTAATGAAAAAGTTTGTTCCCCATGTCCGTGTTATACCCCAAACTCATAAAATGTTAAATCAGCTGTAA
- a CDS encoding glutathione S-transferase family protein produces the protein MTLTMTPTITAFERSPDGGKGLARDMRVRWALEEVGQPYNVRLVSFKQMKQPAHRALHPFGQIPTYESGDLALFESGAIVFQIAERHTGLLPDDANSRARAIAWMFAALNTMEPPIVDREIVTYLERDQVWYEQRLRVVEGRIRNRLLELSSHLGDADWLDGAFSVGDLMMVSVLLRLKESGMLDDYPNLSTYVARGEARPAFKRAFAAQLAVFTDRLK, from the coding sequence ATGACCCTGACAATGACACCCACCATTACCGCCTTTGAACGGTCGCCTGATGGGGGCAAGGGACTGGCGCGTGACATGCGCGTTCGCTGGGCGCTCGAAGAAGTGGGCCAACCTTACAACGTTCGTCTTGTTTCGTTCAAACAGATGAAGCAACCCGCGCACCGTGCGCTTCATCCTTTCGGGCAAATTCCAACCTATGAGTCAGGTGATCTCGCCCTGTTCGAGTCGGGGGCAATCGTGTTCCAGATCGCGGAGCGCCATACAGGGCTGTTGCCAGACGATGCGAATAGTCGAGCGCGAGCGATCGCATGGATGTTTGCCGCACTCAACACGATGGAACCGCCAATTGTTGATCGGGAAATCGTCACGTACTTAGAGCGTGATCAGGTCTGGTACGAGCAGCGCCTGCGTGTCGTCGAAGGTCGCATCCGTAATCGGCTCTTAGAACTTTCCAGTCACCTTGGAGATGCCGACTGGCTCGATGGCGCATTTAGCGTAGGCGACCTGATGATGGTGTCAGTGCTGCTCAGGTTGAAAGAATCGGGTATGCTGGACGACTATCCGAATCTCTCTACCTATGTCGCCCGTGGCGAAGCGCGACCCGCCTTCAAGCGTGCTTTCGCCGCTCAACTAGCGGTTTTCACTGATCGCCTAAAATAA
- a CDS encoding radical SAM protein, giving the protein MNAIQSLPNSQFSSVYGPVKSWRFGRSLGIDPIGMVSTCSFNCVYCQLGNIQKQISQRQIFVPTAQIIHELQAIAWENIDVVTLSGSGEPTLALNLAEILAAVKKVTKLPTIVLTNSTLLGDRTVRSALKLADIVVVKLDAISANQLQRINQPVAEIDLADILAGIEQFRQEYQGFLAIQTMILSPWKSDMVRDYIQMLERLKLDEIQLNTPSRPRVLVRQLDARGNNITESSSYVCQNLRCVSADVLSALARQIHTATKIPVRCPPKTSL; this is encoded by the coding sequence ATGAATGCAATACAATCTCTGCCTAACTCACAGTTTTCTTCTGTTTATGGCCCTGTGAAATCTTGGCGATTTGGGCGATCGCTTGGTATTGACCCTATTGGTATGGTATCTACTTGCTCGTTTAACTGTGTTTACTGCCAATTAGGGAACATTCAAAAGCAGATAAGTCAAAGGCAGATTTTTGTACCTACAGCCCAAATCATTCACGAACTGCAAGCGATCGCCTGGGAAAATATAGATGTAGTTACTCTCAGTGGCAGTGGCGAACCGACCTTAGCGCTGAATTTAGCAGAAATCCTCGCTGCTGTTAAAAAAGTCACAAAACTACCAACTATAGTTTTGACCAATAGTACCTTGCTAGGCGATCGCACAGTTCGTAGTGCTTTGAAATTGGCAGACATTGTTGTTGTGAAACTAGATGCTATCTCAGCAAATCAACTCCAGCGAATTAACCAACCTGTAGCGGAAATCGATTTAGCAGATATACTCGCGGGAATCGAGCAATTTCGGCAAGAATATCAAGGGTTTCTAGCCATTCAAACCATGATTTTATCTCCTTGGAAATCAGACATGGTAAGAGATTACATCCAAATGCTAGAACGTCTCAAGCTTGACGAAATTCAACTCAACACTCCTTCTCGTCCCCGCGTCTTGGTTCGTCAGTTGGATGCTAGGGGTAATAACATCACAGAATCAAGCAGTTATGTTTGTCAGAATCTCAGGTGTGTCAGTGCTGATGTCCTATCCGCGCTAGCTAGACAAATTCACACTGCCACTAAAATTCCAGTACGTTGCCCTCCAAAGACTTCGCTATAG
- the hetL gene encoding heterocyst differentiation pentapeptide repeat protein HetL: MDVDEILKRYAAGERSFQRVNLQEAELTNANLRGIDFSNADLRQTRLGKTNFNQACLRETNLSEAILWGIDLSEADLYCAILREADLTGAKLVQTRLDKANLIKASLCGANFNGANLSGCLLFQADLRPSSDQRTDLGYAVLTRADLSYADLRAACMHHANLDEAKLCRADLSRRIQWGDLATDLSEASLQGADLSYADLNGAILRKANLQGADLTGAIVTDVDFQGAIMPDGTVHD; this comes from the coding sequence ATGGATGTGGATGAAATTCTCAAACGCTATGCTGCTGGAGAACGAAGCTTTCAGCGAGTAAATCTGCAAGAAGCAGAGTTGACGAATGCAAACCTCAGAGGTATAGATTTTAGTAATGCCGATTTACGTCAGACACGACTGGGTAAAACCAACTTCAACCAAGCATGTCTGCGGGAAACTAACTTGAGTGAAGCGATCCTCTGGGGAATAGACTTAAGTGAAGCAGACTTGTATTGCGCTATTCTTCGTGAAGCTGATTTGACAGGTGCAAAGCTGGTTCAGACCCGCCTAGACAAAGCCAACTTAATCAAAGCTAGTTTATGTGGTGCTAATTTTAATGGTGCAAATCTCTCTGGTTGCCTGCTATTTCAAGCAGACTTGCGTCCTAGTTCCGACCAGCGCACAGACCTAGGATATGCAGTTTTAACTAGGGCAGACTTGAGCTACGCTGACCTAAGAGCTGCTTGTATGCATCACGCCAACTTAGATGAAGCGAAGTTATGTCGGGCAGACCTGAGTCGAAGAATCCAGTGGGGAGATTTGGCGACGGATCTTAGTGAAGCCAGTTTGCAAGGAGCAGACTTGAGCTATGCAGATCTTAATGGTGCTATTTTGCGAAAGGCTAATCTGCAAGGAGCAGATTTAACCGGAGCAATTGTCACTGACGTTGATTTCCAGGGAGCGATTATGCCTGATGGTACGGTTCATGATTGA